The proteins below come from a single Paraburkholderia flagellata genomic window:
- a CDS encoding methyl-accepting chemotaxis protein: MRNNQPITQQEFDYPASQMLVSATDLKGRIQYCNPAFVAVSGFTKEELIGKAHNIIRHPDMPAEAFADLWETVREGRPWTAIVKNRRKSGDHYWVRANVTPVSEQGTVVGYLSVRVKPTREEVRTAEAFYAQMREGRLQGVRLRHGSVVRTGLVGALQSLLRVPIATRIAFGYGAVPAVFAAAGLAAWQGLPPLPFWGAFGAACVCALGAWRLTTRHLGAPLAQMTTASTRMAAGDLTATLAVATNDDLGDVLHALNQLQANLTAIVFDVRSQIDGMLDAAHEISSGNLDLSRRTEMQAASLEETAATMDQLTTTVQANAEASARALDLARDAQSAAAEGGSIAAQMERTMTGITDASRRISDITGVIDGIAFQTNILALNAAVEAARAGEAGRSFAVVAGEVRMLAQRCAASAREIKQVVDASVNEIAEGTRLVGNTTAQMRSIDEAVSRVSSIITEVANASGEQAEGIRQVNQAVAHLDSATQQNAALVEQAAATAQRLAEQADVLDEAVRLFTVAGGAEASKRSKPARTPARRESVNIAEAAEHIAA; the protein is encoded by the coding sequence ATGCGCAACAATCAACCCATCACGCAACAGGAATTCGACTATCCCGCTTCGCAGATGCTCGTCTCGGCCACTGATCTCAAGGGCCGCATTCAGTACTGCAATCCTGCGTTCGTCGCGGTGTCCGGCTTTACGAAAGAGGAGCTGATCGGGAAGGCGCATAACATCATTCGGCATCCCGACATGCCGGCCGAAGCGTTCGCCGACCTGTGGGAGACCGTCCGTGAAGGGCGCCCCTGGACCGCGATCGTGAAGAACCGCCGCAAGTCCGGCGACCACTACTGGGTGCGCGCGAACGTCACGCCCGTCTCCGAGCAAGGCACGGTGGTCGGCTATCTGAGCGTGCGCGTGAAGCCCACGCGCGAGGAAGTCCGAACGGCTGAAGCCTTCTACGCGCAAATGCGCGAGGGACGTCTGCAAGGCGTGCGGCTGCGCCACGGCTCCGTGGTGCGCACGGGCCTCGTGGGTGCGCTGCAGTCGCTGCTGCGTGTGCCTATCGCCACGCGCATCGCATTCGGCTATGGCGCCGTGCCGGCCGTGTTCGCCGCAGCCGGCCTCGCCGCCTGGCAAGGTCTGCCGCCGCTGCCCTTCTGGGGCGCGTTCGGCGCGGCCTGCGTTTGTGCACTCGGCGCCTGGCGCCTCACCACGCGCCACCTCGGCGCGCCGCTCGCGCAAATGACCACGGCCTCCACGCGCATGGCCGCGGGCGACCTCACGGCCACGCTCGCGGTCGCCACGAACGACGATCTCGGCGACGTCCTCCACGCGCTCAACCAGTTGCAGGCCAATCTCACGGCGATCGTGTTCGACGTGCGTTCGCAGATCGACGGCATGCTAGACGCCGCGCACGAGATCTCCAGCGGCAATCTCGATCTCTCGCGCCGCACTGAAATGCAGGCCGCATCGCTCGAAGAAACCGCGGCCACGATGGATCAACTCACGACCACCGTGCAGGCCAACGCCGAAGCGAGTGCGCGCGCACTCGATCTCGCGCGCGACGCGCAGTCCGCAGCCGCCGAAGGCGGCTCGATCGCGGCGCAGATGGAGCGCACGATGACGGGCATCACCGACGCCTCGCGCCGCATCAGCGACATCACCGGCGTGATCGACGGCATCGCGTTCCAGACCAACATCCTCGCGCTCAACGCCGCCGTCGAAGCCGCGCGCGCGGGCGAGGCGGGCCGCTCGTTCGCCGTCGTCGCTGGCGAGGTGCGCATGCTCGCGCAGCGCTGCGCGGCGTCAGCGAGGGAGATCAAGCAGGTCGTGGACGCCAGCGTGAACGAGATCGCCGAGGGCACGCGTCTCGTCGGCAACACGACTGCGCAGATGCGCTCGATCGACGAAGCCGTGAGCCGCGTCTCGTCGATCATCACCGAGGTCGCGAACGCGAGCGGCGAGCAGGCAGAGGGCATCCGCCAGGTCAATCAAGCCGTGGCGCATCTGGACAGCGCCACGCAGCAGAACGCCGCCCTCGTCGAGCAGGCCGCCGCCACGGCGCAGCGGCTCGCCGAACAGGCCGACGTTCTCGACGAAGCCGTGCGCCTGTTTACGGTGGCGGGCGGCGCGGAAGCGTCGAAGCGCTCGAAGCCCGCTCGCACCCCGGCACGCCGCGAGAGCGTCAATATTGCCGAAGCGGCCGAACACATCGCGGCATAA